cttttattaattagccagcctggtggcaaaaggtttgattgattagccagccttgtggcaaaatagaagttttaattgtttgtgatgatatagaagagatactcctgtcatagagatgataaatgtctaatctcctagggtatttgtttttggatattggggatgcttataagaagcccgcgggtccttgtatgaagcccaagaggaggctatccgagggtccttgcattgtaagcccaagaggaggctatgggagggacaatcgagggtccttacattgtaagcccaagaggaggctatgggagggacaagtcgtttgtacgaagcccaagaggaggcgtggtatagttgtttgagttcttagagcgatttcaccaggaaaccatactctatgtcctaacctaaactaagggagattctttgcacgaagcccaataggaggctatggggaacctagtgttgtactaagttgaacaagtatatatgacatgaacaaacacatgaacaagtatgaacaaacatgaacaagtatatgaacaagcacatatatgacaaagtgtgtgtatacaatggagtttatgaaggaaatatacctgtaaggatgatccgtttgtatacggggctcgggacttatactcgggaaGAGGCCCGTTGAGCTTATTCagagctatgtaaacaagtatttacaagggaggttgggacttatacctacatggaggcctatggtatttttgggaagattcaaagaaaccttcatttttgatttgttattcgagattaaaaatcaaattgatcgaggcatgtacaaaaaaggtgtatgtacaatgaaatacctaatttcatgtgagggaatgagacttatacctatatggaggcccatgttttattttataaaacatggttgattgtttttgtaaaaagacgcgaggtttcgtcgtttgaaaacagtttgaaagttttgtttcgaAAGAAGTTTTCTTGtctaaagaaaaactgtacaaagaaaaagggatgggacttacactctctaatatttgaGAGGCccaatttgttttgaaaatcaattgatcaatccaaaaagatttaatcaagagttttttgaaagagaaaaccctagaaaaatgtttttttaaaatgatttgttttttattaaagttatgtaaataaatgaaaaaatatttacaaagaggtttggggcttacaccttaagggatgcccatggtaaatcaattgatcaatccaaaaaagatttaatcaagagtttcttttgaaaagaaaaccaaaaagaaatggtttgtCGTTTTGAAAAACTGTCATCGTTTGTTCTAAAATGGTTTGAactttgacaaaagtcaacttaattaagataaaggcAAAGATTAttcttaattaagacctaagtgattaggatttgatcacaaaatatttacaagtgattaggttttgaaaatcaagtataaaaactattttttaaagtattaaaaacatttaaaaacaagtcattttaaacctattaaaaatataccaaataatatattttttttatattcataaaatacatatattaaataggaagtgtgcaaaaaatgaagtgaaaatgaattaatttgattggttaaatcaattgatgaagttgtaaagaaaatgaagaaaaatagtgttaaaaaagatGGTTTTGGCATGGATAAATGTTGAACACGTGACTTTGGGTTTCCCAACCAAGACACTTACCAATTGAGCCGCACGCTTGGCTTGTCATGAGATAGCTCcagttaaaaatatttgaaacaaaCTTCAGGATCACACAAAACCAAATAAAAGACGGTCAATAGTTTTTTGTTGTCGTTATCTAtttaatttttccttttaattcccATTAAAGCTTTAATTTAAGATTGATTCGGTGAGAATAGTAGAGGTGGGGACGTTTGGTCTTTTGATAGGCAATTCCATGATTTCATTATCATTgtcctttttcaaaataataataataataataataggaatAACTAATAAactaaatttattttgattttacttAATTTGTTATTTATTCTCAATTAAtgcatttatttaattataacataaataaaaatattccaTGAGATTTTTGTGGGGGTGGGACGGTTCGTCCCTATTTTTTCTCCCATACTTTATTTTCTCTACCTTTTTTGAATATGGAAAACtataattgtttttttcttaatctatcatataagaaaagtctaccatttgagACTTTCTTAGGCTATCCACATCAGCAACTCTTCTCTCAATGATCCACATCAGCTTTGGTGGTTACTACAGAATTTTTGATCCTTCAACTGCATGGTGGGCTGCGGCAGTTATGGCTGTGGAAGTTTCACCCTCACAGCTTCTCATGTTGCTGCAGTTATGTAAGGACCATTACTCTGTGCCTCTCCACGTTCCAAACTGCACAATTGCAGTAATTATGTGTTTAAATGGCTTGCCTATTTATTAGTGATTTCATTCTTCTCTTTCCATGCTTGCTAACTTCTGCGGTAATCATTCAGTGCAGTGTGAATTTGCATTAACATGTCAAGGCCTGTTGAGAGAATAGCAGAGATCAATGACGGAAAAGAGCTTTGGAAGATTGTTGTTAGGATTCACCACCGATGGAAAGTTGTCTCCAACAGCAAGGAACATTTTGAAATGATCTTtgttgacaaattggtgattaccCTGTTTATGTTTCAGTATGTTTATCATTTACCTATGTTTGTatagtttgaatcatttgttgGTTTCTGCTGCAGGGAGATGATATTCATGTTGTTGTTCCAGCACCGCATGTGTCGGTTTTCACCGAAAAATGCTTATTAGGCCATACTTATACTGTATCTAATTTTAAGGTGGTGCCTTATGTTCTGGCCTTCAGGGCATCGGGACACAGATATATGATAAAGTTTACTGCTGGAACGTCTGTTCTTGATGAAGACAAACATGAGATACCCGCGAAATCGATTTTATTTACAAGTTTTTCAGACATCATAACAGGGAGGTTTGACAAACATGTTCTGATTCGTGAGTatggtttttggtttttttattgtcTCATGTTTTGATGCATTATAGCCGtgtgaaattaataaatttatttcagATGTCGTTGGAATGGTGGATAGTATTGGTTATGCGCAGACTGAGTCAGGTGCAAAGAAGCAGCAAATTAGCATGATGTTGCGTGATCACAGGTTTGTTTTTTTATACATTAAACTGCCTCATATATGAATCATGTTATATATCTTAATGTGTTGTGATCATGGTTTAGCAACAACATGTTGAACTGTACTCTGTGGGAATCATACGCGGATCAGTTCATCAAGTTTAACAAAGTTAGGGTTGCTGCATCACTACCTACAGTTGTGTTGCTTCAGTATGCCAAAGTGAAGGAAGAAGGTTATTCCATGACTTATTGTATAAATTAATACTAAATCAAAAAAATCTGTGATAGATATATTGACAAGGTGTAATTTGCATTTGCAGGAAAGTATCCTCTGTCTGTGACAAACACCTACAATGTGACCCTTTTATGTGTTGATGCTGATTTTCCGATCATGAAAGACTTTATTGATAGGTATGTTGATAGTGTCATCCATTTTATGcaattatttttttcatgtaTGAATTTGATAATGATCCATGCTCTGCAGAATGCCTGAGGAGAGCAAGGTAACCCTGTCTGACCAACTTGGAGGGAATTCCCAATATTCCTCCCAAAGTTCTGAAAATCAAAAGCTCACTCCTGTGCAAAAATTGTTCTCAAAGGCTGTTGTTTTGCCTATTGCTGAGATTATTCAACTTACGGATGTATGTCTTTCTATTTTCCTATATTATCGTAATTATAACCTCATTGTTTAGTGTGTCACATGTTTCTGATTTTGGCGGCTATTTGTCCAGGTTACATTTTGCGCTACTGTCGCTACAACAAAATTATTAGTAGCATCTCCGTTTGGATGGTTCTATCGTGCCTGCCATATGTGTCAATCTATAGCGCGCGGGGACAGCCCCCCCTTTGAGTGTGAATCTGGTCATGAAACCATGGCTGAAGTCCTTAGGTTTTAGTTGTTCTCACCTAATAGATGttgtttttgtcatgtttttgatgTTTCTATGTTGTCGGCTTTTTTAACGGAACGACTTCTTATGATGTTCAGGTATAAGATTGAAATTGAGGTTACTCACGGGGGCCAAAGCTGCAATTTTGTCTTCTGGAACAGAGAATGTGAAATGCTGTTGGGTTTATCTGCATCGCAACTTCGTAACACTATGATTCAGGTTATATTTATATTGTGCAGACGAATTAGAATGTACTTTTCAATACTCTGTGTACACTAAAATGGCCAGTTGTTTAAATAGGCTGGAATTACTGATCCATTGGACTTTCCGTTAGCACTCGATCAGTTGTTGAAGTTGGAAATGGCTATGAAGGTTAAGTGGCATCCACGCTGGAAGAACTGTTCCGTCGTTATGATTATAAAAAATGATCCTATTATCCAGCAACTTAAGGAAAAATGGGGAACAGATGAGGTCAGCTCTAATAAACTGACATTTGTTTTATAAAAGAGGACTTCATATTATAACAATTTTTGGcctgattttgtttttctttggtaAATTCTCAAGGAACCTATTCCAATCCAAACTGTCGTACCTGATACTCTGGAGGTAGAAATTTTAAACTGTGTATGCATTTTTTTGCTTTTCGTGTGATTATGTTATATTGAAAACTGTGTTTAACAATATATAGATTAAAGAGAGTGTTGATGAAGCTAAAACAGATGCCAATGAAGACTGTGAATTGGTTACAGTAAGTCTCACTGCAACACACTTACCTACTTACATTTAGATCAATATTACTAACACTTACCGACTTACATTTATATCAATATTCCTAACTAATAGTCTTCATCGTGGCATTGCAGGACCTGGAAATTACATCTGAACACAAGCCGGATGCTGTCACACCTGGTGGTAAGAGACATCTTCCTGCTGCATCAAGTGAATCTATTGATGGGGAACTGTCATCAAACAAGCTGAAGAAGATAATTAAAATGGAGAAGATTGATTaggaatatttttattttgtgtgtGTTTTGCTTAGGTGTTTGTTATAAAAACTGAATGTTAGTTTCCTTTGCTTTTAATCATGTGTGTGATTTCATTTTCTGTAATAATTGGTGCATGAATACTGGCTATGTGCTTCTGTTATGTTCAATTTGATTTAAGAATTATCAATGGTTTCTTTGGCTTATtatattcaaatgattcaaattgaactacatattatatatactattattaattattttgattcttttttATCA
The sequence above is drawn from the Vicia villosa cultivar HV-30 ecotype Madison, WI unplaced genomic scaffold, Vvil1.0 ctg.004888F_1_1, whole genome shotgun sequence genome and encodes:
- the LOC131642363 gene encoding uncharacterized protein LOC131642363, which produces MVDSIGYAQTESGAKKQQISMMLRDHSNNMLNCTLWESYADQFIKFNKVRVAASLPTVVLLQYAKVKEEGKYPLSVTNTYNVTLLCVDADFPIMKDFIDRMPEESKVTLSDQLGGNSQYSSQSSENQKLTPVQKLFSKAVVLPIAEIIQLTDVTFCATVATTKLLVASPFGWFYRACHMCQSIARGDSPPFECESGHETMAEVLRYKIEIEVTHGGQSCNFVFWNRECEMLLGLSASQLRNTMIQLFK
- the LOC131642361 gene encoding uncharacterized protein LOC131642361, yielding MAMKVKWHPRWKNCSVVMIIKNDPIIQQLKEKWGTDEEPIPIQTVVPDTLEIKESVDEAKTDANEDCELVTDLEITSEHKPDAVTPGGKRHLPAASSESIDGELSSNKLKKIIKMEKID